The Methylocella silvestris BL2 DNA segment GTCGAGGACACCGGCAATTGCGGCGCCCGCGCGCCGAACACCAAGCCGAGCGCCTCGGCTTCGGTGATGTCGTTCACCGTCGTGCCAGTGCCATGGGCGTTGATGTAATCGATTTCGTCGATGGCGACGCCTGCGTCGCGCAGGGCCTCGCTCATGCAGGCCGCGGCGCCCTTTGCGTCGGGACGCACCTGATCCTTGGCGTCAGCGGTCGTGCCATATCCTGCAAGTTCGACGAGCGGCACGGCGCCGCGGGCGAGCGCGATGTCTTCCGCCTCTAGGATAAACACCGCGGCGCCGGCGCCCAGAATCATGCCGTTGCGGCCCTTGGAGAAGGGACGGCAGGCGTCGGGCGTCAGCACGCGCAGCGCCTCCCAGGCGAGCAGCGCGCTATTGGTGATGCAGTCTTCCGTCCCGCCGACGATGGCGCGATCGATGACGCCCCAGCGAATCAGCTGCGCGGCAATGCCGATCGCCTGCGTCGCCGAGGAGCAGGCGCTGGCGACGGCGAAACAGGGGCCCGTCGCGCCATAGCGGATGCTGACGTTCGAGGGGGGCGAACTCGGGATCAGGCGCGGCACGGTGAGGGGGGCCGGGCGCCCCTGCTCCACCAGCGCAAGATAGAGCCCGTCCTCGAGCGTAT contains these protein-coding regions:
- a CDS encoding beta-ketoacyl-[acyl-carrier-protein] synthase family protein — encoded protein: MNTQRRVVVTGMGAVSAAGIGADALWRAARDGRSCVSETQFNRPYRGRIKISAQVQGFDPAAHIEAAVLPFCDPVTQYLLTAADEAVAQAGLSRAEPMGPRTASIIGTGVGGMHTLEDGLYLALVEQGRPAPLTVPRLIPSSPPSNVSIRYGATGPCFAVASACSSATQAIGIAAQLIRWGVIDRAIVGGTEDCITNSALLAWEALRVLTPDACRPFSKGRNGMILGAGAAVFILEAEDIALARGAVPLVELAGYGTTADAKDQVRPDAKGAAACMSEALRDAGVAIDEIDYINAHGTGTTVNDITEAEALGLVFGARAPQLPVSSTKPIHGHGLGAGGALELVVTIGAVRNSIAPPTINWREPDIKCPVDAVPNEARPMPIRTAMSNSFAFGGINASLVVRRAEAA